In Argiope bruennichi chromosome X1, qqArgBrue1.1, whole genome shotgun sequence, the genomic stretch CAGAGTAAAGAAtctttttggaagtattttttctgcatgtaataaaattccaaaatcattcataaattggaatttctaaatatacaaaatatcttgactaaaatttgtaaaaaatacttttaaaaaatacatacacataagaacaatttttttaaatcacatatttttataagtaaatcatttttggaaacatttattacaaacaagtatactatctttaaattaataaactttgcatgacaaaaataaaatattatttgattcagAGTTTTAACGAAAACTACCAATAGTATGTAAAGATAAAATGAGCATTACCTggatttttaaaccaaatatctCTCAATTCTTGAATACTTGCAGGTTGCTGTAAGTCGAAATCACAGTTCAAAAAACCCAAATATAAGGCTAATTCAATGTCTTCACCATTAGTGAGCAAGTATTTCACTTGAATACTCAAGTTACGCTTTAGAAACTCAGCAACCACAGATCCTGAAATGATTCAAacaattctttcaataattttatataaattatcagatcgaaaaatattgaatgagaGACAATGTTGTTTCtccatcatttttctttttaaaattaatattctgtttaTGGATGGTGTTATTAGGAGAAGATGGACAAAAGATCAaaagatactaatattttatgtacatattttgggtaagatataaatttatatataattgattataaaGCTGACtgaatttcataattcaatatatatatatatatatatatatatatatatatatatatatatatatatatatatatatatatatatatatatatatatatatatatatatatatatatatatatataatgaaatacgtatttttctatatttgaagAACTAATAAACAGATTACCAGTTTCTTTTGACAACTTCAAGGCGCAATAACTTTTTAGGACAAAaatgaatatacagggtgttccgaAAAAACGTGGACAAAATGACATGGCAGATCGGTCATACAACAAGGATCAAAAATCGCATAGGAACATGGGGTCGCAAACGCTTGTAGAGGGCGCGAGAAGCACGAAAGAGCGTTGCGGTGCAGACACGAGCCGAGCAAAAGGAGATTGAATTCATTCGAGCCATGGATGCGTTGGGCGTAACATGGCTAGTTACATGTAAAACGAATTGGCTGACATGCATTTAGTTTACGGCATGGCCAACTGCAATGGACGAGAAGCCTTTTGAATGTATCGTCAAAAATATCCTAGTAGAAAGATGCCTAGCCGCTCATTCTTTGCCACTATTCACCGAAGATTGTGTGAAACCGGCGCGTTAGACGTGCACAAGCCAGATTCAGGTCGCCAACGAATATCTCTGACAGTTGATGCTGAAGAAAGAGTTGTCCAAGCACTTCAGCGTAATCCTTCAACAAGTATACGAGTTGTATCCCGAGAGACCCATATTCCCCAAACTATCGTCTGGCGCATTCTACACGACGAAGGACTTTACCCATATCATTTACAACGCGTCCAGGCACTTCAACCGGGAGACTAAAGCAGTCGTATGCATTTTGCGCCGTGGTATGTGCAAGAAAAAGCTGCCGACCGACATTTCGCTGCAAGTATTCTATTCACGGATGAGGCTGCATTCTCATTAGAGGGTGTGATGAATTGTCACAACTTGCATAGGTGGACAGATGAAAACCCGCATGCTACATGTTCGCACGCCGCACAACGAAGAGTTTCCGTGAACGTGTGGGCTGGCATTGTAGGAGACTGTTTACTTGGTCCGTACATTCTACCAGACAGACTGAACGGTTCTACGTATCTAACATTCTTGCAAGAGATTCTGCCAGACATGCTGAATAATGTTCCGATGCCTATTCGTCGACGCATTCAATTTCAACACAATGGCGCTCCCGCACATttcggcaacggcaacgtcgtgatgtttcggagttccgcgatgtgacaaagtggtcacgagcacctccacatcataatttggaatagatactttaatttgttagtttagggaaaagttaaaattaattgaactagtttggacgagcgcaataaagctctaacgtcatgaaatttggtatttaattcatattattattatttatgatacaattaattaatttaaaaataatatttatattatttatggggtaaaatagaactttagtggaattacgttgcacgtgctATAACTATTGGGGCTTTTTAGGAATAaactttctgaaggaaaaaatttcaagaaatttcacgcgtgtagctcatcgtagctatctgaggccaaaacaaataattttgataaatttaatccaccagattggtaacagagttaattaattctcagttttttgaCTGAGGGAAAATTGATATAGACATTGTCTATcgcagctctaggtcttttcctagagctgggaaCTGCAGGATCATATGCAGGTAGATTaagtaacttgttacgaatctggggcagtttttcgaagaaatttattgatgttcttctaataaattccgaaacaggttcaattttgagatcgtcaTGTAAGATCTTTCTATTGATATACCAGGGGGCGTCAACAATCTTCATCAGgtgcctattttgaaaaacttgcaacctcttgatgttagtggctgatgtccccccatatttgggagccgtacatcagtattggtcttaaaatagctttgtagagcagaagcttgagcctaatcgatagcttgctcctaggagaaattaagctgttgagtttaacactCATTCTAGTAGCTTTGgagagggctgctttaatatgactattaaagcttaattttgcgtctaaaattaaccctaagtatttgtattcatttacaaaggggacgggttggccgaaaatttggataggggctaagtcaggcatattcacttttttagtaaaCAGGGGGCACGCGCAAttacttgggttgacttttattttccagccgatgagccagcactgcaaaatggtcatgtactGTTGAATGTTCCCGCACATTTCAGTACACTCGTCAGAGCACATCTGCAGGCTACTTTTCCTGGCGGCTGGATTGGTCGCGGTGGaccaatggggtcaattcatgtgacgtaaaagtcacatgtcatgagctatccgcgcatggcatttaagtttcatccgcaccgctttcgtcgattagtctgccattaacgttctccgccgagtataaagcggatttttttttgtttacatttgaagttataatttttgagtcattttctttcctcttattatgtgttaaaagaggaaatactggtgtgctggtggatgctttaatgcgaaacacaagagtgactgtcatgataaaatgttttcttattttcctttcaacaatcctgcctaGGATTGGTAtttttggtatagatttttttaagccttcgaagtcggtgatatgcttcgatcattttgaagaattcattcagtgtgtgttcatttattaaatcgtaaatggaattccagtaatagcaaatgtttctgtaattttttagaaaaattcttcgaaaaaaagaaatcggGGATCAGATTTACTGTACGGTCACCCTTGGCGCGATTTTTTTAGATTGGCGATAAATCTTTCTATATGGCAACCCCCATCCGACCGACAACTAATTATAATAGGGTAATTGCATTAACCCTATTGGTCAACTGGTCAACTGAATGTAGacgcaattatttaattttcgtttgaCCACGTTGCACGTGTGCTTTTTCAATCTTCAGCTCCCGCGttcttttatttggatttttttgtgATGGCTGCTGCATGGGGAATGTCTGAGGTAAGTGCGAGAATGTTTGGTGAGAATGATGTTATGGGGTATGATGAGAatgttaatttaagatatttgtatGGACTAGATAAAGGTAAGGAGACgtttgaattttgtatgaaaGCGGGTTTGATTGCGAATAAATATGAGTGTTGTAAGTGTGGCAAGGACATGAAATTGGTTGAAAGGCATGATATAAGTGATGGTTTTGAATGGAGGTGTAAATCAAAGGTGAAAGGACAAATGCATGACGTCAAAAGGAGTGTGAGAAAGGGTTCTTTTTTTGAATTGAGTAGAATGACATTGAATGAGATTTTAGTTCAGGTATATTTGTGGGTGACTCAGAGTAAggttgattttaatatgaaagaaagtaaatgtTCTTCTAAGACTGTGTGTGACTATCGTTCTTATTGTCGTGAGGTTTGTGTGGTAGAGATGATTGAAAGTAGTATGAAAGTGGGTGGAAGCGGCGTGACTGTTGAGATAGATGAAAGTAAATTTGGAAAACGTAAATTTAATCGGGGAAAACGTGTGGAAGGTAAATGGGTGTTTGGGGGAGTTGAGCGCGAGACGGGCAAATGTTTTATGAAAGTTGTGGATGATAGGACGACTGATTCTTTATTAAGTGTTATAAATGAGTATATTCTTCCGGGTTCGATAATAATTTCAGACTGCTGGAAGAGCTACGATTGCCTTTCTAATGAAGGCTTCGTGCATCTGAAGGTTAACCATAGTGTGAATTTCAAGGACCCGGATACAGGTGCCCACACTAATACCATTGAAGGAACGTGGGGGGCAGTAAAACGTGCTATACCAGCTAGCAAAGCAAAAACACAGCTCGATTACTATCTAGCCGAGTATGTGTGGCGCAAAAAAACAAGCACATGTGTGACAAGTTCATGGCCTTTGTCGACTCCATCATCCGCATTTACCCTCCTCAAAGAGCCGACAAGGAGCCGGAAGACGGAACATCGTCATCAAAGTAAAGGCGGAGTGAGGTGGAAGGTAGTGAGGAGTCGAGCGATAGCGGATAATAGGAGAGAGGTATGTTTATTGTTCATTATTAACGATTTCAGCGATTTGTTTCTCGTTTATACAAACTAGTTATACATGTTTATTGTTCATTATTAACGATTTCAGCGATTTGGccgccatttcatttttttccgcaGGCAACATTTTCACTACGCTGTTTTCTTTAAATCTCGTTTATACAAAAAATCGCCATTTTGGCGACTTTTGGCGAGATTTTGAAAAAGTCGCCAAGGGTGACCGTACAGTAAATTTTTACCGAAATCGGGAAGCGATTTGtaaacaaaaacaatcaaacaaaatcgtgagagcatttctaatttactttattcacatttgatgaaatttctgataattttgaatatgcttagaaggttttaaaatgtttacatgaatattacattgcattttctaaaaaatcttatctaaatttaattaatgtaagtaaacaaactcctgctg encodes the following:
- the LOC129959376 gene encoding uncharacterized protein LOC129959376, whose product is MAAAWGMSEVSARMFGENDVMGYDENVNLRYLYGLDKGKETFEFCMKAGLIANKYECCKCGKDMKLVERHDISDGFEWRCKSKVKGQMHDVKRSVRKGSFFELSRMTLNEILVQVYLWVTQSKVDFNMKESKCSSKTVCDYRSYCREVCVVEMIESSMKVGGSGVTVEIDESKFGKRKFNRGKRVEGKWVFGGVERETGKCFMKVVDDRTTDSLLSVINEYILPGSIIISDCWKSYDCLSNEGFVHLKVNHSVNFKDPDTGAHTNTIEGTWGAVKRAIPASKAKTQLDYYLAEYVWRKKTSTCVTSSWPLSTPSSAFTLLKEPTRSRKTEHRHQSKGGVRWKVVRSRAIADNRRERGLAGIVTIIPFHKHSLMIAETLRFLPAEDYREKFEDYFSDGMGPAKAVKSHKEILEMKSDFWSSDLANSRINLVQRTIEYWYEKWRLHLGS